The following proteins come from a genomic window of Galactobacillus timonensis:
- a CDS encoding TetR/AcrR family transcriptional regulator, which yields MNKEDNRRTRMTRKMLQNALLDLLEEEPLSKINVSELSERADLNRSTFYAHYRSPQELLDSIRDTLAQQAPQFDSSTKLEDKLSRYLAYIRENGRTFHILFHLNERFQEDMIQALAHYMDTTLLQLPKEDSLQKSVQLYFLASGVAHSIDLWIQKKYPASESEFAGWLLHYVRRTGNTLAE from the coding sequence ATGAACAAAGAAGATAATCGCCGTACACGTATGACCCGGAAGATGCTGCAGAATGCGCTGCTGGATCTTCTGGAGGAAGAACCTCTTTCGAAAATCAATGTTTCGGAGCTCTCTGAGCGGGCGGATCTGAACCGTTCTACCTTTTATGCACATTACCGGTCGCCGCAGGAGCTGCTTGACAGTATCCGTGATACGCTGGCGCAGCAGGCGCCGCAGTTTGATTCTTCGACAAAGCTGGAGGACAAGCTGTCGCGCTATCTTGCCTATATTCGTGAGAACGGGCGGACGTTCCATATTCTGTTTCATCTGAATGAGAGATTTCAGGAGGATATGATTCAGGCGCTGGCTCATTATATGGATACGACGCTTCTGCAGCTGCCAAAGGAGGATTCGCTGCAGAAGAGTGTGCAGCTGTATTTTCTGGCGTCCGGTGTTGCGCATTCCATCGATCTCTGGATACAGAAAAAATACCCGGCTTCCGAGTCGGAATTTGCCGGGTGGCTGCTGCATTATGTTCGCCGCACAGGAAACACCCTGGCGGAGTGA